In Orcinus orca chromosome 15, mOrcOrc1.1, whole genome shotgun sequence, the DNA window CCGTTTGTCTGTCTGCCCGCGCGTCGGGCGCAGGGAAGGAGCACGTGAAGAGCATCGCCTCCTTCTCTGCTCAGAGGACGGGAGGACAGGAAAGGTCCTGTCCTTTAAGCGAGGCTTAAAACCTTCCCTgaaaggggcgggggtgggattCAGAGATGTGAAGTGACCCGCCCAAGATGACGCCGCCGGAAGCCAGCAGGGCTAGGCTGAATCCTTTGGCTCGGAGTGTGACCAGCCGGCCCCGATCTCCGGCGCATCGTCTGCCCCTAGAGCGGGCTCGGCGCGCTCCTAGCCAAGGAGGCTGGGTGGGAGGCTCCTCCGAGCTTCACAGCTCGCGGACGCAGCGGGGCTGCGGAGGGGTGACCCGGCCAGAGCCGGCCCGGGCCGCACCTGGATGACGCGCATGTTGAGGCCGGTCTCCTGCGCCAGCTGCTCGCGGATGTGGCGCGTGGGCTTGGGCGTGGCGGCGAAGGCGGCCTTGAGCGTCTCCAGCTGCTTGGCTTTGATGGTGGTGCGCGGGCCGCGCCGCTTCGTGCCCGAGTTCTGCTCCTCGTTCTCGTTGTTGGCCGTCTCCTTGTCCGACGACGTCGAGTTGTCCGTCTCCTTGGGATCGTCCTGGAGTGGGTCCTGGAGGTCCGGGGACAAGCTGCGGTCCGTACAGGACGACACTGCGAGAGGACGGAGCGGGAAGGGGACAGGGTGTCAGCGGCGGCCCGAGACCTCTCCCGTCGGGTAGCCTGTTCCTGCAGGCTCAGGCCACCGCCAACCCCGGCGGGTTCCCTCCCAAAGCCGGCgacagcccctcccccaggggcCCGGCGCCCGCCCACTCCCTCCAGGCGGGGCTGGGCCTTTGGAAGCGCCCTTCTCAAGCCCTCTCGGCACTTTTCAGCTAGTGCTTGGGAAAGGGGGAGTCGCGCTCTCTGGAGAGCCCGGCCTTCTAGGAGAGGGGACGGGAGGAGGGTACAGATGCCCTCCGGGCCGGGgatcttcctctcccttctctctttcctcgaGACCCCAATTAGTGTCCTCCCAGTGCAGCTAGAAATTACCAGGAGCTGAAAAGACTCGGAAAGGGGAAATTGTGCGGTTCCAAACTTGGGGAGGAAGGCAGCTTGGAAAAGGCTCCTGAACTGGAGGAGGGCGGGTTAGAGCTGGCAGTGTAGGCATCCTGGAAGGCTGGCTCCAAACGCTGACTCTCTTTCCCAGCCCCCGCACCTCCCCCCCACCTTGACCTGCCCGGCGCGAGTGGAGAGCTCTGAGCCGTGCACCGCGGGCACGGGGGCAAAGGAGGGGAGCGCAGGGAGGCCTTGGCTGGAGGGCGCTGGGGcctggcctggggaggggcagggggcctCCTACCTGAGTTGAGGCTACCCTCCTTGAGGCTGGACGAGCTCAGGTAGTCGTCCTTGCACACGAACTTGTTCTCGTCGATGACGTAGAGCTCCTCGCCGGTGGACAGCTGCTTGTTGCAGACCATGCAGGTGAAGCAGTTGAGGTGGAAGACTTTGCCGCGGGCCTTGCGCACCAGGTCACTAGGCGAGATGCCTTGCGCGCAGCCTGCACACTTAGTGCCGAAGCGCCTGCGGACACACCAGGGCCTGTCACCCAGGGCCAGCCCAGTGTCCCATCCTCCTGAAGCCCTGACCTCCCACCCTGCCCTAGCTTCTGAAAAGCCTCCGTTTCCACATCTGTCAAATGAGATCCCAATCCTGTCCTCCCTGGTCAGAATGCAAGACGTGAGACAAATATCCAGGTCTGTTCTTGGGACTGGGACTGTCATGCCTCGGTCAGGTTTATTTGGACTCTGCTGGGCTTCCGGCAATGGGCGCCGCAGCCTTCAGCCCAGCAGACGGCCCAGAGCACCTCAAGtggcgcccctcccccaccccacatcgCTACCAGATGGGCCGGGGCTGCTCCTGGCAAACTCTGCTCTGGAGGTCGTGAAGCATTTAAAGCCAGGCAGGCCGGGTTTGGACCATTTCTCGGCTTTGCCTCCTGGATCCTTAACAGTCTGCTGGGGTCCAGGTAGGGCCAAGGAGCCTGGCAGTCGGGTCCTAGCGATGGAGCTGGGGGGAGCCCCTCTTCTGAGCTGAACCTTAGCAGGAAGGAGGGAACCTTCTGCTGGTCCTCAGGCAG includes these proteins:
- the LHX5 gene encoding LIM/homeobox protein Lhx5 isoform X1; this translates as MTVPVPRTDLDICLTSCILTREDRIGISFDRCGNGGFSEARAGWEVRASGGWDTGLALGDRPWCVRRRFGTKCAGCAQGISPSDLVRKARGKVFHLNCFTCMVCNKQLSTGEELYVIDENKFVCKDDYLSSSSLKEGSLNSVSSCTDRSLSPDLQDPLQDDPKETDNSTSSDKETANNENEEQNSGTKRRGPRTTIKAKQLETLKAAFAATPKPTRHIREQLAQETGLNMRVIQVWFQNRRSKERRMKQLSALGARRHAFFRSPRRMRPLGGRLDESEMLGSTPYTYYGDYQGDYYAPGGNYDFFAHGPPSQAQSPADSSFLAASGPGSTPLGALEPPLAGPHATDNPRFTDMISHPDTPSPEPGLPGALHPMPGEVFSGGPSPPFPMSGTSGYSGPLSHPNPELNEAAVW